One part of the Pandoraea faecigallinarum genome encodes these proteins:
- the rpmI gene encoding 50S ribosomal protein L35, whose amino-acid sequence MPKMKTKSGAKKRFRVRPGGTVKRGQAFKRHILTKKTTKNKRHLRGAVGVHESDLNSVRAMLPFA is encoded by the coding sequence ATGCCCAAGATGAAAACCAAGAGCGGTGCCAAGAAGCGCTTTCGCGTGCGTCCTGGCGGTACCGTCAAGCGTGGTCAGGCCTTCAAGCGTCACATTCTGACGAAGAAGACTACCAAGAATAAGCGTCACCTGCGCGGTGCCGTCGGCGTTCATGAGTCTGATCTGAACTCCGTACGCGCAATGCTGCCCTTCGCTTAA
- the infC gene encoding translation initiation factor IF-3: MATDKSHRINGEITAPEVRLNGVDNEPLGIVKLAEAFRLSEEADVDLVEIAPTANPPVCRLMDYGKFKYSEQKKAHENKLKQKVVQIKEVKFRPGTDDGDYNVKLRNLKRFLEDGDKTKITLRFRGREMAHQEIGARMLERLKSDLEEFGQPEQMPKMEGRQMIMVIAPKKK; this comes from the coding sequence ATCGCTACCGATAAGTCGCATCGCATCAACGGCGAGATTACTGCGCCCGAAGTGCGTCTAAATGGCGTCGACAACGAGCCGCTCGGCATTGTGAAACTGGCAGAAGCTTTCCGTCTGTCCGAAGAGGCTGATGTCGATCTGGTGGAAATTGCACCGACCGCGAATCCGCCGGTTTGCCGTCTGATGGACTACGGCAAATTCAAGTATTCGGAACAGAAGAAAGCGCACGAGAACAAGCTGAAGCAGAAGGTTGTCCAGATCAAGGAAGTCAAATTCCGTCCGGGCACCGACGATGGTGACTACAACGTCAAGCTGCGCAATCTGAAGCGTTTCCTCGAAGACGGCGATAAGACCAAGATCACGCTGCGTTTCCGCGGCCGTGAGATGGCTCACCAGGAAATCGGTGCTCGTATGCTGGAACGTCTGAAGTCCGATCTCGAAGAGTTCGGCCAGCCGGAACAGATGCCGAAGATGGAAGGCCGTCAGATGATCATGGTCATCGCGCCGAAGAAGAAATAA
- the thrS gene encoding threonine--tRNA ligase, translating to MISVRLPDGSQRQYEAPLTVAQVAGSIGTGLAKAALAGRVDGKLVDTSYLIDRDVSLAIVTDKDADGLDVIRHSTAHLLAYAVKELFPEAQVTIGPVIENGFYYDFSFHRAFTPEDLEAIEKKMHELARKDEPVTREVMSRDDAVRLFMSMGEKYKAEIIESIPATDEIGLYREGKFVDLCRGPHVPSTGKLKVFKLMKVAGAYWRGDAKNEQLQRIYGTAWTKKEDQDAYLHMLEEAEKRDHRKLGRALDFFHMQEEAPGLIFWHPKGWTLWQQVEQYMRRVYRNNGYQEVKGPQILDRSLWEKSGHWENYKDNMFTTESENRAYALKPMNCPGHVLIFNSSLHSYRDLPLRYGEFGQCHRNEPSGGLHGLMRVRGFTQDDGHIFCTEDQILEECVNYTALLHAVYKDFGFTDMIYKVATRPEHRVGSDENWDKAEFALMESLRRSGCEFVIAEGDGAFYGPKIEYTLKDALGRQWQCGTMQVDFSMPERLDAEYVAEDNSRKRPVMLHRAILGSLERFIGILIEHHAGALPLWLAPEQVIVMNVSEKTADYAQEVTKKLKEQGLRARSDLRNEKISYKIREHSLQKVPYLVVVGDKEQEGNTVAVRARGGVDLGVMPVDALIERLAQECASFQ from the coding sequence ATGATTTCGGTACGTTTGCCTGACGGTTCGCAACGCCAGTACGAGGCCCCGCTTACGGTGGCGCAAGTCGCCGGTTCGATTGGCACTGGGCTGGCCAAGGCGGCCCTCGCGGGGCGCGTGGACGGCAAGCTGGTCGATACGTCCTACCTGATCGATCGTGATGTGAGTCTCGCGATTGTCACGGACAAGGATGCCGACGGTCTGGATGTCATCCGCCACTCGACGGCGCACTTGCTGGCCTACGCCGTCAAGGAACTGTTCCCCGAGGCGCAGGTCACGATCGGTCCGGTCATCGAGAACGGCTTTTACTACGACTTCTCGTTCCACCGTGCTTTTACGCCGGAAGACCTCGAAGCCATCGAGAAGAAGATGCATGAGCTCGCCAGGAAGGATGAGCCGGTCACGCGTGAAGTGATGTCGCGCGACGACGCCGTGCGCCTGTTCATGTCGATGGGCGAGAAGTACAAGGCTGAAATCATCGAATCGATTCCCGCGACGGACGAAATCGGTCTGTACCGCGAAGGCAAGTTCGTGGATCTGTGCCGCGGCCCACATGTTCCCTCGACGGGCAAGCTCAAGGTCTTCAAGCTCATGAAGGTGGCCGGTGCCTACTGGCGCGGCGATGCGAAGAACGAGCAACTGCAACGTATCTACGGCACGGCCTGGACGAAGAAAGAAGATCAGGACGCGTATCTGCACATGCTGGAAGAGGCGGAAAAGCGCGATCACCGCAAGCTCGGCCGTGCGCTGGACTTCTTCCATATGCAGGAAGAAGCGCCGGGTCTCATCTTCTGGCACCCCAAGGGCTGGACGCTCTGGCAGCAGGTCGAGCAATACATGCGCCGCGTCTACCGTAACAACGGGTATCAGGAAGTGAAGGGCCCGCAGATTCTCGACCGCTCGCTCTGGGAAAAGTCGGGGCATTGGGAGAACTACAAGGACAACATGTTCACGACGGAGTCGGAGAATCGCGCCTACGCGCTCAAGCCGATGAACTGTCCTGGGCACGTTCTGATTTTCAACTCGTCGCTGCATAGCTATCGCGATCTGCCGCTGCGTTACGGCGAGTTCGGTCAGTGCCATCGCAATGAGCCGTCGGGAGGTTTGCACGGCCTGATGCGCGTGCGCGGTTTCACGCAGGACGACGGTCACATCTTCTGCACGGAAGACCAGATCCTCGAAGAGTGCGTGAACTACACGGCGCTGCTGCATGCCGTCTATAAGGACTTCGGCTTTACCGACATGATCTACAAGGTCGCTACGCGCCCTGAGCATCGTGTTGGGTCCGACGAAAACTGGGATAAGGCCGAATTCGCGCTGATGGAGTCGCTGCGCCGCTCGGGCTGCGAGTTCGTGATCGCCGAAGGCGACGGGGCGTTCTACGGCCCGAAGATCGAATACACGCTCAAGGATGCACTCGGCCGTCAATGGCAGTGCGGTACGATGCAGGTCGATTTTTCGATGCCCGAGCGTCTGGACGCCGAGTACGTGGCCGAAGACAACAGCCGCAAGCGCCCCGTCATGCTTCACCGTGCCATCCTTGGGTCGCTCGAACGCTTCATCGGCATTTTGATTGAGCACCATGCTGGTGCATTGCCCCTCTGGCTCGCGCCGGAGCAGGTGATCGTGATGAATGTCTCGGAAAAAACGGCCGATTACGCCCAGGAAGTGACGAAAAAGTTGAAAGAACAAGGGCTTAGGGCTCGGAGCGATTTGCGCAACGAGAAAATTAGCTATAAAATACGCGAGCACTCCTTGCAAAAAGTTCCCTATCTCGTCGTAGTAGGGGATAAAGAGCAGGAGGGGAATACGGTAGCCGTGCGTGCCCGTGGCGGCGTGGATCTGGGTGTGATGCCCGTTGACGCGCTCATCGAACGTCTCGCGCAAGAATGCGCATCGTTCCAATAA
- the pheS gene encoding phenylalanine--tRNA ligase subunit alpha — MDLELIVSEAQRAFAAAPDAAALENEKARFLGKTGQLTELLKGLGKLDPEARKTEGARINAAKQQIEGALQARRQAMADALLDARLSAEAIDVTLPGRGLGAGSLHPVLTTWERVEQIFRSIGFDVADGPEIETDWFNFTALNSPENHPARSMQDTFYVEGNDDAGKPLLLRTHTSPMQVRYARMNKPPIKVIAPGRTYRVDSDATHSPMFHQVEGLWIAEDISFADLKGVYTDFLRKFFERDDIQVRFRPSYFPFTEPSAEIDMQFETGKNAGKWLEISGSGQVHPTVIRNMGLDPERYIGFAFGSGLERLTMLRYGVQDLRLFYENDLRFLRQFM, encoded by the coding sequence ATGGATCTGGAACTTATCGTCAGCGAAGCGCAGCGTGCGTTCGCCGCCGCTCCCGACGCCGCCGCGCTGGAAAACGAGAAAGCCCGCTTTCTCGGAAAGACCGGCCAGCTGACCGAGTTGCTCAAGGGCCTCGGCAAGCTCGATCCCGAAGCGCGCAAGACCGAAGGCGCGCGGATCAATGCGGCCAAGCAACAGATCGAAGGCGCCTTGCAGGCGCGACGTCAGGCCATGGCCGATGCGCTGCTCGATGCGCGCCTGTCCGCCGAGGCGATCGATGTCACGTTGCCCGGCCGCGGCCTGGGCGCAGGCAGCCTGCACCCCGTGCTCACCACCTGGGAGCGCGTTGAACAGATTTTCCGCTCCATCGGTTTCGACGTGGCCGACGGCCCCGAAATCGAAACCGATTGGTTCAACTTTACGGCGTTGAACAGCCCGGAGAACCACCCGGCGCGTTCGATGCAGGACACTTTCTACGTCGAAGGCAACGACGACGCCGGCAAGCCTTTGCTGCTGCGCACGCACACTAGCCCAATGCAGGTGCGTTACGCCCGCATGAACAAGCCGCCGATCAAGGTGATCGCGCCGGGCCGTACGTATCGCGTCGACTCCGATGCTACCCATTCGCCGATGTTCCATCAGGTCGAAGGTCTCTGGATTGCCGAAGACATCAGCTTTGCCGATCTGAAGGGCGTGTACACCGACTTCCTGCGCAAGTTCTTCGAGCGCGACGACATTCAGGTGCGTTTCCGCCCGTCGTACTTCCCGTTCACCGAGCCGTCCGCCGAGATCGACATGCAGTTCGAGACCGGCAAGAACGCCGGCAAGTGGCTGGAAATCTCGGGCTCGGGTCAGGTGCATCCCACGGTGATCCGTAATATGGGGCTCGACCCCGAGCGCTACATCGGCTTTGCCTTCGGCTCGGGGCTGGAGCGTCTGACGATGCTGCGCTACGGCGTTCAGGATTTGCGCCTGTTCTATGAGAACGACCTGCGCTTCCTGCGCCAATTCATGTAA
- the rplT gene encoding 50S ribosomal protein L20 has protein sequence MPRVKRGVTARARHKKVIAAAKGFRGRRNNVFRIAKQAVMRAGQYAYRDRRNKKRVFRALWIARINAGVRQHGMTYSVFIAGLKKASIELDRKVLSDMAINDKPAFAAIVAQVKAAVAA, from the coding sequence ATGCCTCGAGTCAAACGTGGGGTCACCGCACGGGCCCGCCATAAGAAAGTCATCGCAGCAGCCAAGGGTTTCCGCGGCCGCCGCAATAACGTCTTCCGCATCGCCAAGCAAGCGGTCATGCGCGCCGGGCAATACGCCTATCGCGATCGCCGTAACAAGAAGCGTGTGTTCCGCGCCTTGTGGATTGCGCGTATCAATGCAGGTGTGCGTCAGCACGGTATGACCTACAGCGTGTTCATCGCTGGTCTGAAGAAGGCCTCGATCGAACTCGACCGCAAGGTGCTGTCCGACATGGCCATCAACGACAAGCCGGCGTTTGCCGCGATTGTCGCTCAGGTGAAAGCCGCCGTCGCAGCCTAA
- the pheT gene encoding phenylalanine--tRNA ligase subunit beta: MQFSESWLRTLVDPDLSTDALAHALTMSGLEVEETDPVAPPFTGVVVAKVLEVVRHPDADRLNVCQVDAGTGETLTIVCGAPNVAPGIKVPCATVGAALPPAEAGGAPFQIKIGKLRGVQSFGMLCSARELKLSDDHAGLMILPEDAPVGMNIREYLDLDDTVFVVKLTPNKADCLSLLGVAREVAAITGAPLKDLPGQGAQPATIADTLPVRISSPEGCGRFGGRIIRNVNAAAPSPRWMVERLERAGQRSISALVDITNYVMLELGQPLHVYDLNRLQGGIDVRFARAGETLKLLNEQTVTLDESTLAITDASGPIGLAGIMGGDSTKAGLETQNIFLEGAFFFPQAVQGRARKYNFTSDASHRFERGVDFAANVRALERATQLVLEICGGQAGPLEDLVAKLPERQPVKMRVTRAVKILGVPVSEQEMSAIFTRLGLPFTLNDGVFEVTPPSYRFDIEIEEDLIEEIARIYGFDRIPANPPVAASEMRPTHEGRRSQHAVRHAVAARDYHETVGFSFVDVEWETDFAGNDNPIKLLNPIASHLAVMRSTLIGSLIATTRYNLNRKASRVRVFEIGRTYRRDNTVASGELSVGGYRQPVTVAALAYGPVLEEQWGAAARQVDFFDVKGDLEALLAPRTARFVKAEHPALHPGRSAAIEIDGKRVGFIGELHPRWQQKYDLPQAPVLFEIEAEALFGRDVASYEDISKFPPVTRDIALVVDQSQPVQVLLDAMLAARDDDPACSVVQSVRLFDEFRPKAGATSGSLGAQDKSVAFRVTLQDPSGTLQDETVQGAINALVQRVEGFGARLRA, encoded by the coding sequence ATGCAATTCTCTGAATCGTGGCTGCGTACCTTGGTCGACCCGGATTTGTCGACGGACGCGTTGGCGCATGCCCTGACGATGTCCGGGCTGGAAGTCGAGGAAACCGACCCGGTCGCCCCGCCGTTTACCGGTGTGGTTGTGGCCAAGGTGCTCGAAGTCGTCCGTCACCCGGACGCCGACCGTCTGAATGTCTGCCAGGTCGACGCCGGCACGGGCGAGACGCTCACCATCGTGTGTGGCGCGCCGAACGTGGCGCCCGGCATCAAGGTGCCGTGCGCCACGGTGGGCGCGGCACTGCCGCCGGCGGAGGCGGGCGGTGCACCGTTCCAGATCAAGATTGGCAAGCTGCGCGGCGTTCAAAGCTTCGGCATGCTGTGCTCGGCGCGTGAACTCAAGCTCTCGGACGACCACGCCGGTCTGATGATCCTGCCGGAAGACGCACCGGTGGGCATGAACATTCGCGAGTATCTCGATCTCGACGATACGGTGTTCGTCGTCAAGCTCACGCCGAACAAGGCGGACTGCCTGTCGCTGCTCGGCGTCGCGCGTGAAGTCGCGGCCATTACCGGTGCACCGCTCAAGGATCTGCCGGGGCAGGGCGCCCAGCCCGCCACCATCGCCGACACGCTGCCGGTGCGTATCAGCTCGCCGGAGGGGTGTGGACGCTTCGGTGGTCGCATCATTCGTAATGTGAACGCCGCAGCGCCGTCGCCGCGCTGGATGGTGGAGCGCCTCGAGCGTGCCGGTCAACGCAGTATCTCGGCGCTCGTCGACATCACCAACTACGTGATGCTCGAATTGGGCCAGCCCTTGCACGTCTACGATCTGAACCGTCTGCAAGGCGGCATCGACGTGCGTTTCGCCCGTGCCGGGGAGACACTCAAGCTGCTCAACGAGCAGACCGTGACGCTCGACGAAAGCACGCTCGCCATCACGGACGCGAGCGGTCCGATCGGTCTCGCCGGCATTATGGGCGGCGACTCGACGAAGGCGGGACTCGAGACGCAGAACATCTTCCTGGAAGGTGCATTCTTCTTCCCGCAGGCGGTCCAGGGCCGGGCACGCAAGTACAACTTCACGAGCGACGCATCGCATCGCTTCGAGCGTGGCGTCGATTTCGCCGCAAACGTACGCGCCCTCGAGCGCGCCACGCAACTGGTCCTCGAGATTTGCGGCGGACAGGCCGGTCCGCTGGAAGACCTGGTCGCGAAGCTACCTGAGCGTCAGCCGGTGAAGATGCGTGTGACGCGGGCCGTCAAGATTTTGGGCGTGCCGGTTTCCGAGCAGGAAATGAGCGCCATCTTTACGCGTCTCGGTCTGCCGTTCACGCTCAACGATGGCGTGTTCGAAGTGACGCCGCCGTCCTACCGCTTCGATATCGAGATCGAAGAGGACCTGATTGAAGAAATCGCGCGCATTTACGGTTTCGATCGCATTCCGGCCAATCCGCCGGTGGCGGCGAGCGAAATGCGTCCGACGCACGAAGGCCGCCGCTCGCAACACGCGGTGCGCCACGCCGTGGCGGCGCGTGACTATCACGAGACGGTCGGTTTCAGCTTCGTCGACGTGGAATGGGAAACGGACTTTGCCGGCAACGACAATCCGATAAAGTTGCTGAACCCGATCGCGAGTCATCTCGCCGTGATGCGCTCGACGCTCATCGGCAGCCTGATCGCGACCACGCGTTACAACCTGAATCGCAAGGCCTCGCGCGTTCGTGTGTTCGAAATCGGTCGCACGTATCGCCGTGACAATACGGTGGCGTCGGGCGAGCTGAGTGTGGGCGGCTATCGTCAGCCGGTGACCGTCGCTGCGCTGGCGTATGGTCCGGTGCTCGAAGAGCAGTGGGGCGCGGCTGCGCGTCAGGTCGACTTCTTCGATGTGAAGGGCGATCTGGAAGCGTTGCTGGCGCCGCGCACGGCGCGCTTCGTGAAGGCGGAGCATCCGGCGTTGCACCCGGGACGCAGTGCGGCGATCGAAATCGATGGCAAGCGTGTGGGCTTCATCGGCGAACTGCATCCGCGTTGGCAGCAGAAGTACGATCTGCCGCAGGCACCGGTGTTGTTTGAGATTGAAGCCGAAGCACTGTTCGGCCGTGACGTCGCGAGCTACGAGGACATTTCCAAGTTCCCGCCAGTCACGCGCGACATCGCGCTGGTGGTCGATCAGTCGCAGCCGGTGCAAGTGTTGCTCGATGCGATGCTTGCCGCGCGCGACGACGATCCGGCATGCAGCGTGGTGCAATCGGTGCGCCTGTTCGACGAGTTCCGGCCCAAGGCTGGCGCCACGTCGGGCTCCCTGGGAGCGCAGGACAAAAGCGTGGCGTTTCGTGTTACTCTGCAAGACCCCTCGGGTACGTTGCAGGACGAGACGGTCCAGGGCGCCATTAACGCACTGGTACAACGGGTAGAAGGGTTTGGTGCACGCTTGCGCGCCTAA